From the Kribbella sp. CA-293567 genome, the window GCTGGGGTTTCCAGCACACGACGAGAGGAGCACACCGTGGCATTTCGTAGCGGAAGCGCAGTAGCGGTCGCCGGTGCCGTCGCAGTCCTGGGAACAGTCGCCGGTACGACGGCGTCCGCCGCATCGGCCGTCTCGGCCGCGCCCGCGGTCACCGCCGCGAGCTGCTACGCCAGCAGCGGCAACCTGTACTGCGGCAACAAGGTCAACGCGTCTATCTGGAAGAGCCCGCGCTACGACACCCCCACCGGCAACCCGGTCGAGATCGTCGACACCCTGCGCTCCGGCTTCAGCTACTTCCAGTGCTACACGATCGGTCAGTCCCACGGAGGCGGCAACAGCATCTGGTACCGCACATACGGCGACGACCACGGCGCGTGGGGCTACGTGCCGGCGGTGGACGTGTGGACTCCGCAAGACCCGTTCCCGGGTGTCGCTTTCTGCTGATCGGCGGAGCCGGCAGCGCCTGGCTACTCCCCCGTTGAGCCGTCCAGGCGCTCGCGGAGCAGGTCGGCGTGACCGTTGTGACGGGCGTACTCCTCGATCATGTGGGTGAGCACCCAGCGCAGGGTGTACCGAGTGCCCTCGTCCTCACCCACGTGGTCAGGCTCGAGATCCGTGATCACGGCCCGGGCTCGCGCGACGGCCTCGTCGTACCGTTGCAGGTCGGCGGAGTACTGACCTGGTTCGAGGTCTTTCCAGTCCGCGCCCGGACCGCCGGGGCCGGAGTAGGGCTCGATCACCGGCTCGTCGGTGAACGTGCCGACGAACCAGCCGACCTCGACCTCGGTCAGGTGCCGGATCAGTCCGTGCAGGGTCAGCGGCGACGGGTCGATCGCGGCTGTGCCGAGTTGCTCGGGCGTCAGGCCCTCGCACTTCCAGCGGAGGGTGGCGCGCTGGAAGTCGAGGAAGGCGACCAGGGTCTCCTTCTCGCCGGCTTCGGTCGGCGGGTCAGGTCTGCCGTTGAGGTCCATCTGGCGAACCTATCGGCTGCCACCGACAGTCCGCCGAGCCCAGTCAGGAGCCGGCCGTCCGGATTAGGGTGACCTGATCCGGAGGCCCCTCCGAAACGGCGTACGCTGGTCGGCATGACTTCGACTGACTCCCCTCGTCCGTACAGCAAGTACCCGGTCCGGATCGGCCTCCAGGTGCAGCCCCAGCACGCCGAGTACGCCGCCATCCGGCGGACCGTCGCCGCCGCCGAGGAGCTCGGCGTCGACGTGGCGTTCAACTGGGACCACTTCTACCCGTTGTCGGGTGAGCCGGACGGCCTGCACTTCGAGGCCTGGACGATGCTCGCGGCCTGGGCCGAAGCGACCGAGCGGATCGAGTTCGGTGCCCTGGTGACCTGCAACTCCTACCGCAACCCCGACCTGCTGGCCGACATGGCCCGTACGGTCGACCACATCAGCGACGGTCGGCTGATCTTCGGCATCGGCTCGGGCTGGTTCGAGCGCGACTACGACGAGTACGGCTACGAGTTCGGTACGGCGGGCGGCCGGCTCGACGCGCTCGGCGAGGCGCTGCCGCGGATCGAGCAGCGCTGGGCCAAGCTCAACCCCGAGCCGACCCGGGACATCCCCGTCCTGATCGGCGGCGGCGGCGAGAAGAAGACCCTCAAGCTGGTCGCCAAGCACGCCACCATCTGGCACGGCTTCGGCGACGCGGAGACCATCGCGCACAAGCACGAGGTCCTCGACGCGCACTGCGCCACCATCGGCCGCGACCCGGGCGAGATCGAGCGCTCGGCCGCCGTCGGCGACAAGAGCCCCGAGGAGCTCGGCAAGTCGATGTTCGACATCGGCACCCGGCTCTTCACGGTCAGCACCTCCGGCCCGGACTACGACCTCGGGCTGCTCCGCGACTGGATCAGCTGGCGCGACGAGGTCAACCAGGCCTGACCCGCCGCCCGTCCGGAGTACCGGGACCGCGCCGAGGCCGGGCCGGTACTCCGGACGCGCGCGTCGGCGCGATGCCGGGCTTCGCTAGGATTTCCGCCATGTCTACGCTGCCTACTGACGGTTCGGTGCGACCCATCACCCGGTGGGGCGAGGACGTCATGCACCACGTGAACCAGCCGGTCACCGAGTTCGGTGACGACCTGCACCGGCTCGTCGCGGACATGGTCGCGACGATGAACGCCGCCGAGGGGGTCGGGCTCGCCGCCAACCAGGTCGGCGTCGACCTGCAGCTGTTCGTCTTCAGCTGCCCGGACAAGAACGGCGTCTACCAGCACGGCGTCGTCTGCAACCCGGTGCTCGACCTGCCGGAGGGCAAGGACCGCAAGCTCGACGAAGGCGACGAGGGCTGCCTGTCGCTGCCCGGCGCCTTCACCAAGTGCGCCCGGCCCGACTTCGCCCGGGTCACCGGGGTCGACCAGTTCGGCGAGCCGGTGGCCTACGAGGGCGACGGCCTGCTGGCCCGCTGCCTGCAGCACGAGACCGACCACACCCAGGGCATGGTGTTCGGGGACCGGTTGTCGCGCAAGTACAAGAAGCGCCTGTTCGCCGAGGCCGAGGAGTTCGCTCCCGACTATCCGGCCGACTGGCCGATCTCGCCGATGCTCAACCAGGACGAGCACGACCACAGCGACGAAGGGCTCAACGCCTGATCGCGGAGCTGGTCGCCGACCTGCGCGCGGGTCGGCGTACGGCGCTGTCGATGGTCGAAGAAGCTCTCGACCGGGTCGCCCACTGGGATCCGGTACTGCATTTCATCGACACCCTGGACGCCGACGGCGCGCGGGCTCGGGCTGCCCGCGTCGATCTCCGGCTGCCGCTGGCCGGCGTACCGTTCCTGATCAAGGCCCGTACGCCGGTCCGGTCGCCGATCATCACCAGATTGCTGGCAGCCGGCGCGATCCCGCTCGGTACGTCGACCCGCGCGCGACCGGGGGCGGTGTCGCAGACGTTCGGCTGGAACGGGACCGACTACACCCGCAACCCGTGGGACCTGTCGCGCTCACCGGGAGGTTCGTCAGCCGGCGCCGCGGCGGCAGTGGCCGCGGGCGTCGTACCGATTGCCACTGGTGGCGACAGTGCCGGATCGCTGCGGATTCCGGCGTCCTTCTGCGGCGTGGTCGGCTTCAAGGGAACCGCCGGCCGGGTGCCGCGACCCGATGGGCGATCGTTGGCCGGTCTCACGATCGGCGGATTCATCGGTGGCTCGCTGCGTGATGTCGTGACCGCGACCAGCGTGGTCAGTGGGCCGGACCGACTCGATCCGGGTTCCTTGCCGGCTTGGCCGGAGCCGGAATTCGGGGCCGGTCCGTGGAAGGTGGCCTATCGCAGCGCATTGAGCCCGAAACCCGCGGATTCGGCGGTCGATGCGGTGGTCCGCGCGAGCCTTGCGACGGCCGGCATCGTCGTACAGGACTCTGCTTTCGACTGGCTCCCGGTCGACGATGCTTGGCAGGCTCTCCGGGATCTCGACGCGGGACAGCCGGTTGCGCCCGCGGCGGTGAGTGCCGCGGTCGACGTCCGGAGCCGGAACAGCACGGCGTTGGCGGATCTCTTCGGTGCGGTCGACGTGCTGGTGACGCCGACGACGTTGAGCGTGGCGCACGGGTACGACCAGCACGAGGAGAACATCATCGTGGGTGATCTGTGCTGGGGCTTCAACGTCACCGGGCATCCTGCCGTGAGCGTGCCGGTCGGGTTGGTCGACGGGCTGCCGGTGGGCGCTCAGGTGGTGGCACCGCACGGCCGGGACGATCTCGCCCTTTCGGTCGCCGCGATGCTGATGAAGCCGCTTTCGCTACCAGGCCGATGAACTGAGGTCGTCGCGCAGGATCGCTTCGACCGTCTCCTCGGGGGTTTGGCCGGTGCTGTCGAGCCAAAGGCCGCGGCCCGGGATCCCTTGCAGTCCTTGCTGGAGGGCGATGACGGCGTCGGCCAGCGTCATGCCCGGACCCTGCCAGGCCCGGTAGGCGTTCGATCCGCGGCCGAGCTCGCGCTCGACGATCGACTCGACCGAAGGCACCAGGACGACGAGGTGTGGCTCGGCGATGCCGTCGAACGAGTCGAGCCAGCGGGCGACGTGTTCGCCGAGCATGATGTCGGAGCAGACGAAGTCGAACCCGGCCTGCAGATAGTGCCGGGCGACCAGCGCGCTCGCGTCGTACCGGAGCTGGAGCTGGCGGATCGCCTCAGGCTCCGGATCGGGTGTCATTCCCACAGCTCCGGAGACGATCGCGCGGTAGTAGACGTCTCCGTCGACCGTCGCCGCCGGTGGTCCGAGCCGGCTCGCGAGCAGCGGCGCGACCGTCGATTTTCCCGCGGCCTGCATCCCGGTGATCAGCACGACTTTCCGCATACCGGCCATCCCATCACGCCCGTCCAGCGGTTTTCGGCCGGCCGATTGGCGGGTTTCCGACAGCCGGCAGCTCTGTTTTCTCCAGCAGGATCACCGTTCGCGCCGATAAGCTGCGCAGGTGAACGGGATGCCGGCCGACTCGGGGATGAGGCGCCCTGTCACGCTCGACGACGTCGCGCGGGCCGCCGGCGTCTCGCAGCCGACCGCCTCCCGGGTGCTGAACGGAAGCTCCCGCAAGGTCGCCGAGAGCTATCGCGAACGCGTGATCGAAGCAGCGCGCGAACTCGGCTACACCCCCAACCTGCCGGCCCAGGCGATGGCCCGCGGCACCTCGCGGACGATCGCGCTGGTGATCAGCCTGATCTCCGATCCCTACTTCTCCGCGATGGCCGCCGAGATCATGAAGCGGGCCGAGGCGATCGGCCTGCACGTCTCGATCGCCGTCACCGACCGCCAGGCCGACCGCGAACTCGACCTGATCCGTGAGCTGCGCGGCCAGCAGCCCCGGGCGATCATCCTGGCCGGCACCGGGTACGTCGATCCGCCGTGCGAGCAGCAACTCGTCGAGGAGCTCCGCCGGTACCAGGAGACCGGCGGCCGGGTGGTGCTGATCAGCCGCTCGGATCTTCCCTTCGAGACCGTCGACTTCGACAACCACGAAGGAGCCCGGCAGCTTGCCCGCGAGCTGGCCGGTCTCGGCTACCAGCGCTGCCTCGTCCTCGGCAGCGGCACTCCCCTGCTGTCGATGAGCCAGCGCGTCGAGGGTTTCGTCGCCGGTCTGGTCGAGTCCGGTGTCGCCGATGCCGCCACCCGGGCGCACTACCCCAGCTTCAGCTGGGCCGGCGCCCGCGAGTTCGTCCTCGGCC encodes:
- a CDS encoding DinB family protein: MDLNGRPDPPTEAGEKETLVAFLDFQRATLRWKCEGLTPEQLGTAAIDPSPLTLHGLIRHLTEVEVGWFVGTFTDEPVIEPYSGPGGPGADWKDLEPGQYSADLQRYDEAVARARAVITDLEPDHVGEDEGTRYTLRWVLTHMIEEYARHNGHADLLRERLDGSTGE
- a CDS encoding LLM class F420-dependent oxidoreductase is translated as MTSTDSPRPYSKYPVRIGLQVQPQHAEYAAIRRTVAAAEELGVDVAFNWDHFYPLSGEPDGLHFEAWTMLAAWAEATERIEFGALVTCNSYRNPDLLADMARTVDHISDGRLIFGIGSGWFERDYDEYGYEFGTAGGRLDALGEALPRIEQRWAKLNPEPTRDIPVLIGGGGEKKTLKLVAKHATIWHGFGDAETIAHKHEVLDAHCATIGRDPGEIERSAAVGDKSPEELGKSMFDIGTRLFTVSTSGPDYDLGLLRDWISWRDEVNQA
- a CDS encoding amidase family protein codes for the protein MVEEALDRVAHWDPVLHFIDTLDADGARARAARVDLRLPLAGVPFLIKARTPVRSPIITRLLAAGAIPLGTSTRARPGAVSQTFGWNGTDYTRNPWDLSRSPGGSSAGAAAAVAAGVVPIATGGDSAGSLRIPASFCGVVGFKGTAGRVPRPDGRSLAGLTIGGFIGGSLRDVVTATSVVSGPDRLDPGSLPAWPEPEFGAGPWKVAYRSALSPKPADSAVDAVVRASLATAGIVVQDSAFDWLPVDDAWQALRDLDAGQPVAPAAVSAAVDVRSRNSTALADLFGAVDVLVTPTTLSVAHGYDQHEENIIVGDLCWGFNVTGHPAVSVPVGLVDGLPVGAQVVAPHGRDDLALSVAAMLMKPLSLPGR
- a CDS encoding AAA family ATPase, whose amino-acid sequence is MRKVVLITGMQAAGKSTVAPLLASRLGPPAATVDGDVYYRAIVSGAVGMTPDPEPEAIRQLQLRYDASALVARHYLQAGFDFVCSDIMLGEHVARWLDSFDGIAEPHLVVLVPSVESIVERELGRGSNAYRAWQGPGMTLADAVIALQQGLQGIPGRGLWLDSTGQTPEETVEAILRDDLSSSAW
- a CDS encoding LacI family DNA-binding transcriptional regulator produces the protein MPADSGMRRPVTLDDVARAAGVSQPTASRVLNGSSRKVAESYRERVIEAARELGYTPNLPAQAMARGTSRTIALVISLISDPYFSAMAAEIMKRAEAIGLHVSIAVTDRQADRELDLIRELRGQQPRAIILAGTGYVDPPCEQQLVEELRRYQETGGRVVLISRSDLPFETVDFDNHEGARQLARELAGLGYQRCLVLGSGTPLLSMSQRVEGFVAGLVESGVADAATRAHYPSFSWAGAREFVLGLSDAELHDLQLVFAVTDDMALGALAGLRERGLRIPEDIGVAGFDDISTLRDVVPKLTTVHVALNAVAQEAVYRATTTDTEVLRRTVPAYPVIRASTPPLSS
- the def gene encoding peptide deformylase; its protein translation is MSTLPTDGSVRPITRWGEDVMHHVNQPVTEFGDDLHRLVADMVATMNAAEGVGLAANQVGVDLQLFVFSCPDKNGVYQHGVVCNPVLDLPEGKDRKLDEGDEGCLSLPGAFTKCARPDFARVTGVDQFGEPVAYEGDGLLARCLQHETDHTQGMVFGDRLSRKYKKRLFAEAEEFAPDYPADWPISPMLNQDEHDHSDEGLNA